Proteins co-encoded in one Gossypium arboreum isolate Shixiya-1 chromosome 11, ASM2569848v2, whole genome shotgun sequence genomic window:
- the LOC108459417 gene encoding salicylic acid-binding protein 2-like: protein MAEVNKQKHFILVHGACHGAWCWYKLKPRLQSAGHRVTAVDMAASGINMKAIQGVHSMYDYSKPLLEILASLASGEKAILVGHSLGGLNLALAMDKYPEKISAAVFLAAFMPDTAHHPSFVLEQYWQRTPSEAWLDTEFAPYGRPEDSSMSMFFGPKFLTSKLYQLSPVEDLELAKALIRPGSMFLSDLSKADKLSKEKFGSVPRVYVVCKEDNGIPEEFQRWMIQNFEVNDVMEIKDADHMSMFSKPDKLFNCLSEIGHKYG, encoded by the exons ATGGCAGAGGTCAACAAGCAAAAGCATTTCATTCTAGTACATGGAGCATGCCACGGAGCTTGGTGCTGGTACAAGCTAAAACCACGGCTCCAGTCAGCAGGCCACCGTGTGACGGCCGTCGACATGGCTGCCTCAGGCATCAACATGAAAGCAATCCAGGGTGTTCACTCCATGTACGATTACAGTAAACCATTGTTGGAGATATTGGCCTCACTAGCTTCCGGCGAAAAGGCTATTCTCGTTGGCCATAGCCTGGGAGGCCTGAATTTGGCCCTGGCCATGGACAAGTACCCCGAGAAGATTTCAGCCGCTGTTTTCTTGGCTGCTTTCATGCCGGATACTGCGCACCACCCTTCATTTGTTTTGGAACAG TATTGGCAAAGGACACCATCGGAAGCTTGGTTGGACACTGAATTTGCTCCATACGGAAGACCAGAAGATTCTTCGATGTCGATGTTTTTTGGGCCCAAGTTCTTAACATCCAAACTTTATCAGCTATCCCCTGTTGAG GACCTGGAGTTGGCAAAGGCTCTGATCAGGCCAGGATCAATGTTTTTAAGCGATTTGTCCAAGGCAGACAAGTTGTCTAAGGAAAAGTTCGGAAGTGTTCCCCGAGTCTACGTTGTATGCAAAGAAGACAATGGGATACCAGAGGAATTCCAGCGTTGGATGATCCAGAATTTTGAAGTTAACGATGTGATGGAGATTAAGGATGCAGATCATATGTCAATGTTCTCAAAGCCAGATAAACTCTTTAACTGTCTGTCAGAAATAGGACATAAATATGGGTGA